A window of Paraburkholderia bryophila contains these coding sequences:
- a CDS encoding hemolysin family protein encodes MIQVVALIGALFLVALNGFFVAAEFGLVKLRATRVQSLAAKHGMRGRLLAKVHGRLDAYLSACQLGITLASLGLGWIGEPAFAQLLTPVFNLLGVESEKLIHGVSLFFAFSCISFLHIVVGELAPKSLAIREAEKVSLWAATPLYGFYWAMYPFIWVLNSSANAVLKLAGLDADHGHDSHYSTDELKLILRGRRANVASELGAADGGAYSQDEWNTIAHSLDFSRMTVSDLMRPGYEMVGLRRDLPLRDNMQVVARHRFSRYPLFEDAAGERVAGMIHLKDLLLARHAGSTLEDLSKYARPVQYVKPDMPALELFRRFRKGAPHFALVGHKNAKPIGFLTLDNLLGALVGQIHDEFRQGDADWTRMDDGTLMGKGSLPVVSLERALGIDIDEGKAESVGGLVIQALNDLPTEGQRVEFDRFDVVVKKMKGPRIVLVRVYPKTFDDEGG; translated from the coding sequence TTGATCCAGGTTGTCGCCCTCATTGGCGCGTTGTTTCTCGTTGCCCTCAACGGTTTCTTTGTTGCGGCTGAATTCGGTCTGGTCAAACTGCGGGCCACGCGCGTGCAGAGTCTCGCCGCGAAACACGGCATGCGCGGCCGTTTGCTGGCCAAGGTGCACGGACGTCTCGACGCTTACCTCTCCGCCTGTCAGCTCGGCATTACGCTGGCGTCGCTCGGTCTCGGCTGGATCGGCGAGCCCGCGTTCGCGCAACTACTCACGCCGGTTTTCAATCTGCTCGGCGTGGAGTCGGAGAAGCTGATCCACGGCGTTTCGCTGTTCTTCGCGTTTTCGTGTATTTCGTTCCTGCATATCGTGGTGGGCGAACTGGCGCCGAAGTCGCTGGCCATCCGCGAGGCGGAGAAGGTGTCGCTGTGGGCCGCCACGCCGCTGTACGGCTTCTACTGGGCCATGTATCCGTTCATCTGGGTGCTCAATTCGAGCGCCAATGCGGTGCTGAAGCTGGCCGGTCTTGACGCCGACCACGGCCACGACTCCCACTATTCGACGGATGAACTCAAGCTGATCCTGCGCGGTCGCCGCGCCAATGTGGCGAGCGAGTTGGGCGCGGCGGACGGCGGCGCGTACAGCCAGGACGAATGGAACACGATCGCGCATTCGCTGGATTTTTCGCGCATGACCGTGTCGGACCTCATGCGTCCTGGCTATGAAATGGTTGGCTTGCGGCGCGATCTGCCGTTGCGCGACAACATGCAGGTGGTGGCGCGGCATCGCTTCAGCCGCTATCCGCTGTTCGAAGACGCAGCGGGTGAACGCGTGGCCGGCATGATCCACTTGAAAGATCTGCTGCTGGCGCGCCACGCGGGCAGCACGCTCGAGGATCTGTCGAAATACGCGCGGCCCGTGCAGTACGTGAAGCCCGACATGCCCGCGCTGGAACTGTTTCGCCGCTTCCGCAAAGGCGCGCCGCATTTCGCGCTGGTCGGCCACAAAAACGCGAAACCGATCGGCTTCCTCACGCTCGACAATCTGCTCGGCGCGCTGGTCGGTCAGATTCATGACGAATTCCGTCAGGGCGACGCCGACTGGACGCGCATGGACGACGGCACCTTGATGGGCAAGGGCAGCTTGCCGGTGGTGTCGCTGGAGCGCGCGTTGGGTATCGATATCGACGAGGGCAAGGCCGAATCGGTTGGCGGTCTGGTGATTCAGGCGCTCAACGATCTGCCTACCGAAGGCCAGCGCGTGGAATTCGACCGCTTCGACGTGGTCGTCAAGAAGATGAAAGGGCCGCGCATCGTGCTCGTGCGCGTGTACCCGAAGACCTTCGACGATGAAGGCGGCTGA
- a CDS encoding sensor histidine kinase, whose amino-acid sequence MTTSSTGTTGAQPAPSGFAVSERTAHLCAETALFMRDHVLSLVSHDLRGPLNAIHSWAYVLERKLDANDPNAQRAVTGIRNGVDQQVKLLETIVDATRAETRSLALAYASFPLHPLLDETVEDVRTGLARSRQVEIALDSQLGTEQLNGDRARLVAALWLMLTFTVEASTEGATVTLATRADATAWHATVTYDSNLAALSDPAVPHLLEAFARKQAGEPREAKRIAWVFALCKRVAEAHGGSFEQIDASESEAARLALRIPLSATVPK is encoded by the coding sequence GTGACAACGTCTTCAACCGGAACCACCGGCGCGCAGCCGGCGCCTTCCGGCTTCGCCGTCTCCGAGCGTACCGCGCATCTTTGCGCCGAAACCGCGCTGTTCATGCGTGACCACGTGCTGTCGCTGGTGTCGCACGATTTGCGCGGTCCGCTGAACGCGATCCATAGCTGGGCTTACGTGCTCGAGCGCAAGCTCGACGCGAACGACCCCAACGCGCAGCGCGCCGTCACCGGCATTCGCAATGGCGTGGACCAGCAGGTGAAGCTGCTCGAAACGATCGTGGATGCCACGCGCGCCGAAACCAGGTCGCTGGCGCTCGCGTATGCGTCGTTCCCGCTGCATCCGTTGCTCGACGAAACTGTCGAAGACGTGCGCACGGGTTTGGCTCGCTCGCGCCAGGTCGAGATCGCGCTCGACTCGCAACTCGGCACCGAGCAACTCAACGGAGACCGCGCACGCCTCGTCGCCGCGCTGTGGCTGATGCTGACGTTCACCGTCGAAGCCAGCACCGAAGGCGCTACCGTCACGCTGGCCACGCGCGCGGACGCGACCGCATGGCATGCCACCGTCACCTACGACAGCAACCTCGCCGCGTTGAGCGATCCGGCCGTGCCGCATCTGCTCGAAGCGTTCGCTCGCAAGCAGGCCGGCGAGCCGCGCGAAGCCAAACGCATTGCGTGGGTGTTCGCACTGTGCAAGCGCGTCGCGGAAGCGCATGGCGGCAGTTTCGAGCAGATCGACGCCAGCGAGAGCGAAGCGGCCAGACTTGCACTACGCATACCGCTGAGTGCGACCGTGCCGAAGTGA
- a CDS encoding FKBP-type peptidyl-prolyl cis-trans isomerase: MSTVTTESGLKYEDIVEGTGAEAVAGKSVSVHYTGWLTDGQKFDSSKDRNDPFAFVLGGGMVIKGWDEGVQGMKVGGTRKLTIPPQLGYGVRGAGGVIPPNATLVFEVELLGV, translated from the coding sequence ATGTCGACTGTCACTACCGAATCCGGCCTGAAGTACGAAGACATCGTGGAAGGCACCGGCGCCGAAGCGGTTGCCGGCAAGAGCGTCAGCGTGCACTACACCGGCTGGCTGACCGATGGTCAGAAGTTCGACTCGAGCAAGGACCGCAACGACCCGTTCGCATTCGTGCTGGGCGGCGGCATGGTCATCAAGGGTTGGGACGAAGGCGTGCAAGGCATGAAGGTCGGCGGCACGCGCAAGCTGACGATTCCGCCGCAACTCGGCTACGGCGTGCGTGGCGCGGGCGGCGTGATTCCGCCGAACGCGACGCTCGTGTTCGAAGTCGAATTGCTCGGCGTCTAA
- a CDS encoding O-succinylhomoserine sulfhydrylase — MDDSLNFDTLAVRSGTARSDFNEHSEAIFLTSSFVFASAADAAEKFRNSEDNYTYSRFTNPTVTMFQDRLAALEGGEACMATASGMAAIMSVVMCALQAGDHLVSSQALFGSTLGMFSQIFTKFGITTTFVDPTDLDAWKNAVSPETKMFFLETPSNPLTEVSDIEAISKIAKAANALFVVDNCFCSPALQQPLKLGADVVMHSATKFLDGQGRVLGGALVGSKQFIMEKVFPFVRSTGPTLSAFNAWVLLKGMETLSLRVDKQSANALEIARWLETHPAVNRVFYPGLESHPQHALAMRQQKAGGAILSFELKGDTPEQMRANAWRVIDSTKICSITGNLGDTRTTITHPATTTHGRVTPEARAAAGISEGLIRLAVGLENAADIRGDLERGLAG; from the coding sequence ATGGACGACTCCCTGAACTTCGACACGCTGGCAGTCCGCTCGGGCACGGCGCGCAGCGACTTCAACGAACATTCGGAAGCGATTTTCCTGACCTCGAGCTTTGTGTTCGCGAGCGCCGCGGACGCCGCCGAGAAATTCAGGAATTCCGAAGACAACTACACCTATTCGCGCTTCACGAACCCGACGGTCACGATGTTCCAGGACCGCCTGGCCGCGCTCGAAGGCGGCGAAGCCTGCATGGCGACGGCGTCCGGCATGGCCGCGATCATGTCCGTGGTGATGTGCGCGCTGCAGGCTGGCGACCACCTGGTGAGCTCGCAGGCGCTGTTCGGCTCGACGCTCGGCATGTTCTCGCAGATCTTCACCAAGTTCGGCATTACGACCACGTTCGTCGACCCGACCGATCTGGACGCGTGGAAAAACGCCGTGAGTCCCGAGACGAAGATGTTCTTCCTCGAAACGCCGTCGAATCCGCTGACGGAAGTGTCCGACATCGAAGCGATCAGCAAGATCGCCAAGGCCGCGAACGCGCTATTCGTGGTGGACAACTGCTTCTGCAGCCCGGCGTTGCAACAGCCGCTGAAGCTCGGCGCGGATGTGGTGATGCATTCGGCCACCAAGTTCCTTGACGGTCAGGGGCGCGTGTTGGGCGGCGCGCTGGTCGGCTCGAAGCAGTTCATCATGGAAAAGGTGTTCCCGTTCGTGCGTAGCACCGGGCCGACCCTGTCCGCGTTCAACGCATGGGTGCTGCTCAAGGGCATGGAAACGCTGTCGCTGCGCGTCGACAAGCAGTCGGCGAATGCGCTGGAAATCGCGCGCTGGCTGGAGACGCATCCGGCCGTGAATCGCGTGTTCTATCCGGGGCTGGAATCGCATCCGCAGCACGCGCTGGCCATGCGTCAGCAGAAGGCGGGCGGCGCGATTCTGTCGTTCGAACTGAAGGGCGACACGCCGGAGCAGATGCGCGCGAATGCATGGCGTGTGATCGATAGCACGAAGATCTGTTCGATCACCGGCAATCTTGGCGATACACGGACCACGATCACGCATCCGGCAACCACCACGCATGGTCGCGTGACGCCGGAAGCGCGCGCGGCAGCAGGCATTAGCGAAGGCTTGATCCGGCTGGCGGTGGGTCTGGAAAACGCCGCGGATATTCGCGGCGATCTGGAACGCGGTCTGGCGGGTTAA
- a CDS encoding AraC family transcriptional regulator — translation MNHATATIPCVSLRRYGAVEASDVHDFHQVVLGLDGAMVMAVNGVAQQIDAGSAWLIPAGARHDYAGIGENRQLVLDLPATSLAVPERLFDRARAVTVDASLTQLVHRIAAHATGGAQSDDLDARRFHWDAAARLGAALVADSGTTAGALAPGAGLDFTRIDRWLRAHLSEPLRIADLAAHCGFGMRRFHQLFIDAFGETPHRYLQRLRLDTSLTLLADPRRSLTDIALDIGFGDQSAFTHAFTRRFGLAPGQWRALRH, via the coding sequence ATGAACCACGCTACCGCCACCATCCCTTGCGTTTCGCTGCGCCGTTACGGCGCGGTCGAAGCGTCGGACGTGCATGACTTTCATCAGGTCGTGCTCGGCCTGGACGGCGCGATGGTGATGGCGGTGAACGGCGTCGCGCAACAGATCGACGCCGGCTCCGCGTGGCTCATTCCGGCGGGTGCGCGGCACGACTACGCGGGTATCGGCGAGAACCGGCAGTTGGTGCTGGATCTGCCGGCTACGTCGCTGGCCGTGCCGGAGCGCTTGTTCGACCGCGCGCGGGCCGTGACGGTCGATGCGTCGCTAACGCAGCTCGTGCATCGGATTGCAGCGCACGCTACCGGCGGCGCTCAGAGCGACGATCTGGACGCCCGTCGTTTTCATTGGGATGCAGCAGCCCGTTTGGGCGCTGCGTTGGTGGCCGACTCCGGCACCACGGCAGGTGCGCTCGCGCCTGGCGCGGGTCTCGACTTCACGCGTATCGACCGTTGGTTGCGCGCGCATTTGTCGGAACCGCTGCGCATTGCCGACCTCGCCGCGCATTGCGGTTTTGGCATGCGGCGCTTTCATCAGCTTTTTATCGACGCGTTCGGTGAGACGCCGCATCGCTATTTGCAGCGCTTGCGGCTCGATACGTCGCTCACGTTGCTCGCGGATCCGCGTCGCTCATTGACCGATATCGCGTTGGATATCGGCTTCGGCGATCAGAGCGCTTTCACGCACGCATTCACGCGGCGTTTCGGACTAGCGCCTGGCCAATGGCGCGCGCTGCGCCACTGA
- a CDS encoding sulfite exporter TauE/SafE family protein, whose product MGYLLVLCVGLLAGTLSGVIGTGSSMLLMPVLVMLYGPQQAVPIMAIAAIMGNFGKVLAWWREIDWRACGAYCVTAVPGAALGVRTLLALPPHAVEIALGLFFVAMVPTRRWLTRRAVKFSLWHLSLIGGVVGFLTGIVVSTGPITVPVFMSYGLVKGAFLATEAAGSLTVYAAKVAVFNHFGALPLRVVIDGLITGSALMTGSFAARSIVVRMSPATFKLVVDGLMLSSGLSLLWAAGR is encoded by the coding sequence ATGGGGTACCTGCTGGTTCTGTGCGTGGGCTTGCTGGCGGGCACGCTGAGCGGTGTGATCGGCACCGGTTCGTCCATGCTGCTGATGCCCGTGCTCGTGATGCTCTACGGTCCGCAACAGGCGGTGCCGATCATGGCGATCGCCGCGATCATGGGCAACTTCGGCAAGGTGCTCGCGTGGTGGCGCGAGATCGATTGGCGTGCTTGCGGGGCCTACTGCGTGACGGCCGTGCCGGGCGCGGCGCTCGGTGTGCGGACGCTGCTGGCACTGCCGCCGCACGCGGTTGAAATCGCGCTGGGGCTGTTCTTTGTCGCGATGGTGCCCACGCGTCGCTGGCTCACGCGGCGGGCCGTCAAATTCTCTCTGTGGCACCTTTCGCTGATCGGCGGCGTGGTGGGTTTTCTCACCGGCATCGTGGTGTCGACCGGGCCGATTACCGTGCCCGTGTTCATGTCTTACGGCCTCGTCAAAGGCGCGTTTCTCGCAACGGAAGCAGCCGGCTCATTGACCGTGTATGCCGCGAAAGTCGCGGTGTTCAATCACTTCGGCGCGTTGCCTTTGCGCGTGGTGATCGACGGTCTGATCACCGGTTCTGCGTTGATGACCGGTTCGTTCGCGGCACGCAGCATCGTGGTGCGGATGAGTCCCGCCACCTTCAAGCTGGTGGTCGAC